The Nitrospiraceae bacterium genome window below encodes:
- a CDS encoding ribonuclease H-like domain-containing protein: MKVVLDIETVQAPREEWARLVGRQLASGESAFADSGGDLFAVGEAQEQQRVEDELYEKSSFDGTFSRIVCIGLLEFSDNLEPRGATSWYGGNERELLRAFWAHIGQSRPSLFITHNGLNFDLPFIKKRSMIHQVKPAMDISLAKFRAEPVYDTMAMWSNWDNRGWIKLDVLARALNVETKSGSGDQVKEMWARGQGPEIARYCLQDTYVTYACYCRMNFRQPVSSEIVLLKSDLIDVG, translated from the coding sequence GTGAAGGTCGTACTGGACATTGAAACGGTGCAGGCGCCTCGCGAGGAATGGGCCCGGCTGGTCGGGCGGCAGCTTGCTTCGGGGGAGTCGGCCTTTGCGGACAGCGGAGGGGACCTCTTTGCGGTCGGTGAAGCGCAGGAACAGCAGCGGGTCGAGGACGAGCTCTACGAGAAGTCGTCATTCGACGGCACCTTCAGCCGCATCGTCTGCATCGGATTGCTCGAGTTTTCGGACAACTTGGAGCCACGGGGCGCGACTTCCTGGTATGGCGGCAATGAACGGGAGCTACTCCGCGCATTTTGGGCTCATATCGGTCAGTCGAGGCCTTCCTTGTTCATTACCCACAACGGGCTCAATTTCGACCTACCCTTCATCAAGAAACGCTCGATGATCCATCAGGTGAAGCCGGCAATGGACATCAGCCTCGCCAAATTCAGGGCCGAACCCGTGTACGATACGATGGCGATGTGGAGCAACTGGGACAATCGCGGTTGGATCAAGCTGGACGTACTGGCCCGGGCGCTCAATGTCGAAACTAAGTCCGGGAGCGGGGATCAGGTCAAGGAAATGTGGGCGAGAGGGCAGGGGCCGGAGATTGCACGCTATTGCCTGCAGGACACGTATGTGACGTACGCCTGCTACTGCCGGATGAATTTCCGGCAGCCGGTTTCGAGTGAGATCGTGCTACTGAAGTCCGATCTGATCGATGTCGGGTGA
- the mutT gene encoding 8-oxo-dGTP diphosphatase MutT, which translates to MRHIEVAAGLIVHEGRYLIAKRKAGVHLGGLWEFPGGKREAGESLEECLHRELLEELNILVQDPVPFQTVRHEYPEKIVELHFFHCRMRGGEAMPLDCAEIRWVYPFELAGYDFPPADQPVIHALQQATRRQG; encoded by the coding sequence ATGAGGCATATCGAGGTTGCTGCCGGGTTGATCGTTCATGAAGGACGATACCTCATCGCCAAACGCAAGGCCGGCGTGCATCTTGGCGGGTTGTGGGAGTTTCCCGGCGGGAAACGAGAGGCGGGCGAGTCGTTGGAGGAATGTCTCCACCGGGAATTGCTGGAAGAGTTGAACATTCTCGTCCAGGATCCCGTGCCGTTCCAGACGGTGAGGCACGAGTATCCGGAAAAGATCGTGGAGTTGCATTTTTTTCATTGTCGCATGCGAGGAGGAGAGGCGATGCCGTTGGATTGTGCGGAGATCCGCTGGGTGTATCCCTTCGAGCTGGCAGGCTACGATTTTCCGCCCGCTGATCAACCGGTAATTCACGCGCTTCAGCAGGCCACGAGGAGGCAGGGGTGA
- a CDS encoding A/G-specific adenine glycosylase — protein MPTQSRSKTAKPRSKRTRSPQPLVDQGLKRKFQNRLLKWYAANGRDLPWRKTSDPYHILVSEVMLQQTQVDRVIPKYHEFLERYPSFADLAEAPVADVKKTWYPLGYNIRPERLHSIARETVVRYGGQLPSDPEELLSFKGIGRYTAGAIRSFAFNEDAPILDTNVIRVLHRVFIAEGDPKVQKARLWELSEALIPRGKGYDFNQAIMDFGATVCSARNPYCLLCPMKNLCKSYPFKPAK, from the coding sequence ATGCCCACACAGTCTCGTTCCAAAACTGCAAAACCGCGATCGAAGCGAACCAGAAGTCCTCAGCCGTTGGTGGACCAGGGGCTCAAACGCAAGTTTCAGAATCGGCTGCTGAAGTGGTATGCGGCCAACGGGCGCGACCTTCCCTGGAGGAAGACTTCTGATCCGTACCATATTCTGGTCTCCGAGGTGATGTTGCAGCAGACGCAGGTCGATCGGGTGATCCCGAAGTACCACGAGTTTCTTGAGCGCTACCCGTCGTTTGCCGATTTGGCCGAAGCCCCGGTGGCCGATGTGAAAAAGACGTGGTATCCGTTGGGATACAACATTCGGCCCGAGCGGCTCCACAGCATCGCCCGCGAAACCGTCGTGCGATATGGCGGGCAGTTGCCGAGCGATCCTGAAGAACTCTTGTCATTCAAGGGGATCGGTCGCTACACGGCCGGCGCGATCCGGTCCTTCGCATTCAACGAGGATGCACCGATCCTCGACACCAACGTGATCCGTGTGCTCCATCGAGTATTCATTGCGGAAGGCGATCCCAAAGTGCAGAAGGCCAGGTTGTGGGAACTTTCGGAGGCGCTGATTCCACGCGGGAAGGGGTACGATTTCAACCAGGCGATCATGGATTTTGGCGCGACCGTCTGTAGCGCAAGAAATCCCTATTGCCTGCTCTGTCCCATGAAGAACCTCTGCAAGAGCTATCCGTTCAAGCCGGCAAAGTAA
- a CDS encoding PilZ domain-containing protein, with protein sequence MRLTVRYQVCLSTIPFGTGEGELLDLSLDGCRIETTLPLPVNTYLELRILPSIEELPILIDLAAVRWVHHQECGIQFLAIHPPHRERLRKLLQQTE encoded by the coding sequence ATGCGACTTACCGTTCGATACCAGGTCTGCCTCTCGACCATTCCCTTCGGGACCGGCGAGGGTGAATTGCTCGATCTGTCGCTCGACGGCTGCCGCATCGAAACGACCCTTCCCCTCCCCGTCAACACGTACCTCGAACTCAGGATCCTGCCCTCGATTGAGGAACTTCCGATTTTGATCGACCTCGCGGCAGTCCGCTGGGTCCACCACCAGGAATGCGGGATTCAATTCCTCGCCATCCACCCTCCCCATAGAGAACGCCTGCGCAAGCTGCTCCAGCAAACGGAATGA
- a CDS encoding acetate uptake transporter translates to MTTEENQIRRIDVLAIGLFGLAVGALTLGIAQLGWISHKNTVGALVIALIFGGIVQLLAGITDIRYNEQLGGTALTMYGFLWITLCTVKLVNASGTFQFDNVLYAPINFVYAVFSGVMVYLTAYRNLTLSALHVIITLTFLATTFARLDFISELLPGIGHIVVGLMAFYHAVGSLTQAFTGQALVPLGPPLLIHRRTTVSKIAKVM, encoded by the coding sequence ATGACGACGGAAGAAAACCAAATTCGACGGATCGATGTCTTGGCGATCGGCCTCTTTGGACTGGCCGTGGGGGCCCTGACCCTGGGGATCGCTCAACTCGGGTGGATTTCACACAAGAACACCGTGGGGGCGCTGGTCATTGCGCTGATATTCGGTGGAATCGTGCAACTGCTCGCCGGCATCACCGATATCCGGTACAACGAACAGTTGGGCGGCACGGCGCTCACGATGTACGGCTTCCTCTGGATCACGCTCTGCACGGTAAAACTCGTGAATGCGAGCGGCACCTTCCAGTTCGACAACGTACTCTACGCGCCGATCAATTTTGTGTATGCGGTTTTCTCAGGCGTCATGGTGTACCTCACCGCCTATAGAAACCTGACACTGAGCGCGCTGCACGTCATCATCACGTTGACCTTCCTCGCGACCACATTCGCCCGCCTGGATTTCATCAGCGAATTGCTGCCCGGCATCGGCCATATCGTCGTGGGTTTGATGGCCTTCTACCATGCGGTCGGCAGCCTGACCCAGGCCTTCACCGGCCAGGCATTGGTTCCGCTCGGTCCCCCGCTGTTGATCCACCGGCGGACAACAGTGTCCAAAATCGCTAAGGTCATGTGA
- a CDS encoding SDR family oxidoreductase produces the protein MSKRLQGKIAVVTGAGSGIGRAIARRFADEGASVVVAGRRFYKCEETVAGIEAAGGAATPIQTDVADEGQVSALVSETVRRFGRLDILVNNAGVFGGRHLAQTATADFDQVMNTNVRGTFFCCREGFKQMKRQGGGLIINMSSVAGVQAWTGTGTYSASKHAIMALTKSLADEGRPFKIKATAICPGGVADELVDAAEGERARSEKIDPYDIAETALYLACLGPQAVVHQIIVDRIGADW, from the coding sequence ATGAGCAAGCGCCTACAAGGAAAGATTGCCGTCGTGACCGGAGCCGGCAGCGGAATTGGGCGTGCCATTGCCCGCCGTTTTGCGGATGAAGGGGCATCAGTGGTGGTGGCGGGCAGGCGGTTCTATAAGTGCGAAGAAACCGTAGCGGGAATCGAAGCCGCGGGCGGCGCCGCGACGCCGATACAAACCGATGTCGCGGATGAGGGGCAGGTTTCGGCTTTGGTGAGCGAGACGGTGAGGCGATTCGGCCGGCTGGATATTTTGGTGAACAATGCGGGGGTATTCGGCGGGCGCCACTTGGCGCAAACAGCTACGGCCGATTTCGATCAAGTGATGAATACCAACGTGCGCGGGACCTTCTTCTGTTGTCGGGAAGGGTTCAAACAGATGAAGCGGCAGGGCGGCGGGCTGATCATCAACATGTCGAGCGTGGCGGGGGTGCAGGCCTGGACCGGAACCGGGACCTACAGCGCCTCGAAGCATGCGATCATGGCGTTAACGAAGTCACTGGCTGACGAAGGCCGGCCCTTCAAGATCAAGGCCACGGCGATTTGTCCGGGCGGGGTGGCCGACGAGTTGGTGGATGCGGCGGAGGGAGAACGGGCGCGAAGCGAGAAGATCGATCCGTACGATATCGCGGAAACAGCCTTGTATCTGGCTTGTCTGGGGCCGCAGGCCGTCGTGCATCAGATCATTGTGGATCGGATCGGAGCGGACTGGTAG
- a CDS encoding type II toxin-antitoxin system RelE/ParE family toxin, with protein sequence MPWFRLAFRPDVATDLAAVDIPTAQRLFDKTKWLASNVDNLRHETVAPDLPGICKYAVGDWRIFYSIDRADQVVDIHHIAQAKQTH encoded by the coding sequence ATGCCCTGGTTTCGCCTGGCCTTCCGCCCCGACGTCGCCACGGATCTGGCTGCCGTCGACATCCCGACCGCCCAGCGTCTTTTCGATAAGACCAAATGGCTCGCATCCAACGTCGACAACCTCCGGCATGAGACCGTGGCGCCGGACCTTCCCGGCATCTGCAAGTATGCCGTCGGAGACTGGCGCATCTTCTACTCGATCGACCGAGCCGATCAGGTCGTCGACATCCACCACATCGCGCAGGCAAAGCAGACTCACTGA
- a CDS encoding NUDIX hydrolase, whose product MKFCSQCGAALSQKVPPGDNLPRFVCDTCQTIHYQNPKVVAGCIAEWEGRILLCRRAIEPRTGLWTIPAGFMEIGESTEQAAIRETMEEANAEVEAVALYAVFSLPRISQVHVLFRGAMRTEAFKPGIESLDVRLFSPSDIPWDELAFPVVHEALARYVRELEQGTFSVHVGDVLPRMKS is encoded by the coding sequence ATGAAGTTCTGCAGTCAGTGCGGAGCTGCGCTCTCGCAAAAGGTGCCGCCGGGCGACAACCTGCCACGGTTCGTCTGCGACACCTGTCAAACGATACACTACCAGAATCCCAAAGTGGTGGCCGGTTGCATCGCGGAATGGGAAGGCCGGATTCTGTTGTGTCGGCGTGCCATCGAACCACGCACCGGTCTCTGGACGATTCCCGCCGGTTTCATGGAGATCGGCGAAAGTACGGAACAGGCGGCAATCCGTGAGACCATGGAGGAAGCCAACGCCGAAGTCGAGGCGGTTGCTCTCTATGCGGTCTTCAGTCTGCCGAGGATCAGCCAAGTGCATGTGCTGTTTCGCGGCGCGATGCGCACGGAGGCCTTCAAGCCCGGCATCGAAAGTCTCGATGTCCGGCTGTTCAGTCCCAGCGACATCCCTTGGGACGAGCTGGCGTTTCCCGTCGTCCACGAGGCGTTGGCTCGGTATGTGCGGGAACTGGAACAGGGTACCTTCTCCGTGCACGTGGGCGATGTGCTGCCCCGCATGAAATCCTGA
- a CDS encoding methyltransferase, producing the protein MDSTNWQMFAPCPRGLEPVLADELRALGAESVQMTAGGVQFRGSRTLCCRVNLESRIASRVLWQLSRIPYRNEQDLYDAAFGVRWQEWFTPQHTIKVKVSAHHCSLRSLDFVTLRIKDAVCDRFQHSRGGRPSVDTHTPDVLIAAYLDRDTCTFYIDTSGEPLFKRGWRKSAGEAPLRENLAAGILKLAGWTPDTVLFDPMCGSGTFVVEAAHMAAGIAPGLGRTFALERLHSFDRRRLDDLRAALRTSTTAPQTGMIHAADNSEAAIQSIRANLNAAGLVHAVTLHRGDALEQQAPSASGMLVTNPPYGHRMGNVDELDTFYPKFGDRLKQQFSGWTAFILTADMKLPGKLRLAPARRTPLFNGAIECRLFEFRMVAGSHRKPRPAHPDNARV; encoded by the coding sequence ATGGATAGCACAAATTGGCAAATGTTTGCACCCTGCCCCCGCGGCTTGGAGCCGGTGCTGGCGGACGAGCTGCGCGCCCTCGGTGCAGAGTCGGTGCAGATGACGGCCGGCGGGGTGCAATTCCGCGGCTCACGGACGCTCTGCTGCCGCGTCAACCTGGAAAGCCGTATCGCCAGCCGCGTACTCTGGCAACTTTCGCGCATCCCCTACCGAAACGAGCAGGATCTCTACGACGCCGCGTTCGGCGTCCGATGGCAGGAGTGGTTCACCCCGCAACACACGATCAAGGTCAAAGTCAGCGCCCACCATTGCTCGTTGCGCAGCCTGGACTTTGTCACGCTCCGCATCAAGGACGCCGTCTGCGACCGTTTCCAACACAGTCGAGGCGGCAGGCCGAGTGTCGACACCCATACGCCCGATGTGCTGATCGCCGCCTACCTCGATCGGGACACCTGCACATTCTATATCGACACGTCGGGCGAGCCCCTATTCAAACGGGGCTGGCGCAAATCGGCCGGAGAAGCTCCGCTGAGGGAGAACTTGGCTGCAGGCATCCTGAAACTCGCGGGATGGACTCCGGACACCGTCTTGTTCGATCCCATGTGCGGCAGCGGAACGTTCGTCGTCGAGGCGGCCCATATGGCGGCCGGCATCGCACCGGGACTCGGCCGTACCTTCGCATTGGAGCGACTGCATTCCTTCGATCGCCGTCGCCTCGACGATCTCCGCGCCGCGCTTCGCACCTCAACCACCGCTCCCCAGACCGGCATGATCCATGCCGCCGACAACAGTGAGGCCGCCATCCAGTCCATCCGCGCGAACCTCAATGCCGCGGGTCTTGTCCACGCGGTCACACTGCACCGCGGTGACGCCCTGGAGCAGCAGGCGCCGTCGGCATCCGGTATGCTCGTGACCAATCCACCGTATGGCCACCGCATGGGCAACGTCGACGAACTCGATACGTTCTATCCGAAGTTCGGCGACCGGCTGAAACAGCAATTTTCCGGCTGGACCGCCTTCATCCTCACCGCCGACATGAAATTACCCGGCAAACTCCGCTTGGCGCCCGCACGGCGAACTCCGTTGTTCAACGGCGCCATCGAATGCCGTCTCTTTGAATTTCGCATGGTCGCCGGCAGCCATCGCAAACCCAGGCCCGCCCATCCCGACAACGCGCGCGTCTAG
- a CDS encoding trehalose-6-phosphate synthase, which translates to MSLSHVPSEQLQPHHDLALSRLILVSNREPYEHRLLKSRLIWEKTSGGLTSALDPVMRRMGGTWIAWGSGKADREVVDKDMVVEVPPDAPTYRLRRVWLESNEVKGGYQGYSNQVLWPLCHITLDRVVYRKAFWHAYQTMNARFAEAVLDEIRGKSGLVWVHDFHLALLPGLIKASLPNQRVASFWHTPWPGPDVFRILPERRELLESLLANDVLMFQTPSFLHAFVECVREFLDVDVDSDGQRVEYRGHVTRLVAHPISIGYQELSERARSGSVERAMDVLRKLHVFHPETRIGLGVDRLDYTKGLLKRFWAIDAFFEQYPQYRGKFTFIQIAVPTRGDVDAYRDYRELIRETVEDINKRYSYVTGLGSPDAARWRPIELREGRIGIDTLAAYYRMADLALVSSVYDGMNLVAKEYVACQVEEDGVLLVSQMAGAAEEMTDALVINPYDPEGVADTIRQALEMPEAERRQRMRRMRTHLETHDIRAWADACLRDAGLLPPEDAPSIL; encoded by the coding sequence ATGAGCCTGTCCCACGTCCCAAGCGAACAACTGCAGCCGCATCACGACCTGGCGTTGTCACGGTTGATCCTCGTGTCGAACCGCGAACCTTACGAACATCGGCTCCTGAAAAGTCGGTTGATCTGGGAAAAGACCTCGGGGGGATTGACCTCGGCGTTGGATCCGGTCATGCGCCGCATGGGCGGAACTTGGATCGCCTGGGGAAGCGGAAAGGCCGACCGGGAGGTCGTGGATAAAGACATGGTGGTGGAAGTACCGCCGGACGCCCCGACCTATCGACTGCGCCGCGTCTGGCTGGAGTCCAACGAGGTCAAGGGTGGATATCAGGGCTATTCCAATCAGGTACTCTGGCCGCTGTGCCACATCACATTGGATCGGGTCGTGTACCGGAAAGCATTTTGGCACGCCTATCAGACCATGAATGCCCGTTTCGCGGAAGCAGTGCTGGACGAAATCCGAGGCAAGTCCGGGCTGGTGTGGGTCCATGACTTTCATCTCGCGTTGCTCCCGGGACTGATCAAGGCTTCTCTGCCGAACCAACGCGTCGCCTCCTTTTGGCACACTCCCTGGCCTGGCCCCGACGTCTTTCGCATTCTTCCCGAACGGCGTGAGCTGCTCGAATCCCTCCTCGCCAACGACGTCCTCATGTTTCAAACGCCGAGCTTTCTCCATGCGTTCGTGGAATGTGTGCGTGAGTTTCTCGACGTGGACGTGGACAGCGATGGTCAACGCGTGGAGTACCGCGGACACGTCACCCGGCTCGTCGCGCACCCGATCAGCATCGGCTACCAGGAACTGTCGGAACGGGCCCGGTCCGGCTCCGTCGAGCGCGCGATGGACGTGCTCCGCAAGCTGCACGTTTTCCATCCCGAAACTCGCATCGGACTGGGAGTCGATCGGTTGGACTACACGAAAGGCCTGCTCAAGCGCTTTTGGGCCATCGATGCCTTCTTCGAGCAATACCCGCAATACCGAGGCAAATTCACCTTCATTCAAATCGCCGTCCCGACCCGCGGAGACGTGGATGCCTATCGCGACTATCGTGAGCTGATCAGAGAAACCGTTGAGGACATCAACAAGCGCTACAGTTACGTCACGGGACTCGGCAGCCCGGACGCGGCGCGTTGGCGCCCGATCGAGCTGCGGGAAGGCCGCATCGGAATCGATACCCTGGCCGCCTACTACCGGATGGCGGACTTGGCGCTCGTCAGTTCGGTGTATGACGGCATGAACCTGGTGGCCAAGGAATACGTGGCCTGCCAGGTGGAGGAAGACGGTGTCCTGCTCGTGAGCCAGATGGCCGGCGCGGCCGAAGAAATGACCGACGCCCTCGTCATCAATCCCTACGATCCCGAGGGGGTAGCCGATACGATTCGACAGGCCCTGGAGATGCCCGAGGCAGAACGACGTCAACGCATGAGACGTATGCGTACCCATCTTGAGACCCACGACATTCGGGCATGGGCCGATGCCTGTTTGCGGGATGCCGGCCTCTTGCCCCCGGAAGACGCTCCGTCTATCCTGTAA
- the lon gene encoding endopeptidase La, producing MHEADTAILTNLPVLPVKRTVLFPGVLMPLTVGRDRSVAAVEAALRTEDKTILVVAQRDAQLEAPGQDELYSIGTRAVIKQTARAPEGHYNVLIQGLDRCVLLKVNEEEGFLQARVRQLPPMTDRGTEVEALHRAILDIIKELPKLIQTPGVHEAVSALGSEEDPVVLAYRLASLLNLTLDGEQQLLEATTRGDLLRALYAALSREVQILQLRDKIASEAREKLGKTQREYLLREQMKAIQQELGESEDDESELGTLRKKLQEADLPEHVRKETDRELARLAKIPAASPDHQVIRTYLELVLELPWKKYSEDHLDLAKVRQVLEEDHYGIKEVKERIVEHLAVLKLNPTAKAPILCLVGPPGVGKTSLGQSIARAMGRAFERFSLGGVHDEAELRGHRRTYVGALPGRIVQAMRRAGVSNPVLMLDEVDKMGRDFRGDPAAALLEILDPAQNHTFRDHYLDLPFDLSKVFFITTANTLDTISQPLLDRMEIIRLQGYSEREKAEIARRYLWPRRLKESGLNAEQALLSDEVLNLVISRYTREAGVRQLEQMLGRLTRKVALTFADLPEGAERAPVSIQPDLLGEWLGSERFMPEEARKNLPPGVATGLAWTPTGGDVLYIETTLLPGSHELTLTGQLGDVMQESARAARSYLWSHAESMGLDISRFKRNGVHIHVPSGAIPKDGPSAGITMATALASAYVGKAVRSDTAMTGEISLSGLVLPVGGIKEKVLAAHRAGIRRIILPKANQKDLKDVPQEVRDELTFILAERIEEVLPAAFNKDVEATTDRPERLTTSAAS from the coding sequence ATGCACGAAGCGGATACAGCGATTCTGACGAATCTTCCCGTGTTGCCGGTGAAACGGACGGTGCTCTTCCCGGGGGTCCTCATGCCCCTGACGGTCGGACGGGACCGTTCCGTGGCCGCAGTTGAGGCAGCCCTCCGCACGGAGGACAAGACAATCCTGGTCGTGGCGCAGCGGGATGCGCAACTGGAAGCGCCGGGCCAAGACGAGCTCTATTCCATCGGAACGAGGGCAGTCATCAAGCAGACCGCCCGAGCGCCGGAAGGACATTATAACGTCCTGATCCAAGGGCTCGATCGTTGCGTGCTGCTCAAGGTGAATGAAGAGGAAGGCTTTCTCCAGGCAAGGGTCAGGCAGCTGCCCCCGATGACCGATCGAGGGACGGAGGTCGAAGCGCTGCACCGCGCCATCCTCGACATCATCAAGGAGTTGCCCAAGCTGATCCAGACTCCAGGCGTTCACGAAGCGGTGTCGGCCCTCGGGTCCGAGGAAGATCCTGTCGTGCTGGCCTATCGCCTGGCGTCCCTGCTGAACTTGACCCTGGACGGCGAACAGCAACTGCTGGAAGCCACGACCCGTGGCGATTTGCTGCGCGCGCTGTACGCCGCCCTGTCACGCGAGGTCCAGATTCTCCAGCTCCGCGACAAGATCGCAAGCGAAGCCCGCGAGAAACTGGGCAAGACGCAGCGGGAGTATCTGTTGCGCGAGCAAATGAAAGCCATTCAGCAGGAACTCGGCGAGTCTGAGGACGACGAGAGCGAGCTGGGGACGCTGCGGAAAAAGCTTCAAGAGGCGGATCTTCCGGAGCATGTGCGGAAGGAGACGGATCGCGAACTTGCACGCCTCGCGAAGATACCTGCGGCATCGCCGGATCACCAAGTCATTCGCACGTACCTCGAACTCGTGCTCGAATTGCCCTGGAAGAAGTACTCGGAGGACCACCTCGACCTGGCGAAGGTCCGGCAGGTCCTGGAAGAGGATCACTACGGCATCAAGGAAGTGAAGGAACGCATCGTCGAACACCTGGCGGTCTTGAAGCTAAACCCGACGGCCAAGGCGCCGATCCTCTGCCTCGTCGGCCCGCCCGGCGTCGGCAAGACCAGCCTGGGGCAATCCATCGCCCGCGCGATGGGACGCGCCTTCGAGCGGTTCAGCCTGGGCGGCGTCCATGACGAAGCGGAATTGCGCGGCCATCGCCGGACGTACGTCGGCGCACTGCCGGGCCGGATCGTCCAGGCCATGCGGCGCGCGGGCGTCAGCAATCCCGTCCTGATGCTCGACGAAGTAGACAAGATGGGGCGCGACTTCCGAGGCGATCCCGCGGCCGCGCTGTTGGAAATTCTCGATCCGGCGCAGAACCACACGTTCCGTGATCACTACCTGGATCTGCCGTTCGATCTGTCGAAGGTGTTCTTCATCACGACCGCGAACACCCTCGACACGATCAGCCAGCCCCTGTTGGACCGGATGGAAATCATCCGGCTCCAGGGCTATAGCGAGCGGGAGAAAGCCGAGATCGCGCGGCGATACCTCTGGCCGCGACGGCTGAAAGAATCAGGCTTGAACGCGGAACAGGCGTTGCTCTCGGACGAGGTGTTGAATCTCGTCATCAGCCGCTACACGCGAGAAGCCGGTGTCCGGCAACTCGAACAGATGCTGGGGCGGTTGACGAGAAAAGTGGCGTTGACCTTCGCGGACCTGCCCGAAGGCGCCGAACGTGCGCCCGTGTCCATCCAACCGGACCTCCTCGGCGAATGGCTCGGCTCCGAGCGGTTCATGCCGGAAGAAGCGCGGAAGAACCTGCCGCCCGGCGTGGCTACAGGCCTGGCCTGGACACCGACCGGCGGCGACGTGCTCTACATCGAGACGACCTTGCTGCCCGGCAGCCATGAGCTGACGTTGACAGGACAGCTGGGCGACGTGATGCAGGAATCGGCGCGCGCGGCCCGAAGCTATCTCTGGTCGCACGCCGAAAGCATGGGGCTCGACATTTCGCGGTTCAAACGGAACGGTGTCCACATTCACGTGCCGTCGGGCGCCATTCCGAAGGACGGGCCGTCTGCCGGCATCACCATGGCCACGGCGCTGGCATCGGCCTACGTCGGCAAAGCGGTGCGGAGCGACACGGCCATGACGGGCGAGATCAGCTTAAGCGGATTGGTCCTGCCGGTCGGCGGAATCAAGGAGAAGGTGCTGGCCGCGCATCGCGCGGGCATTCGCCGGATCATTCTGCCGAAGGCGAACCAGAAGGATTTGAAGGACGTGCCGCAGGAAGTGCGGGACGAATTGACCTTCATCCTGGCCGAGCGGATCGAAGAAGTCCTGCCGGCGGCATTCAACAAGGATGTCGAGGCAACGACGGACCGACCTGAACGGCTCACAACATCAGCCGCATCGTAA
- a CDS encoding HNH endonuclease, translating into MSDNVLSHNEMCRREGATLQRGMNFGLGGNHSVILMSVRPNAPYRDRLEDGGTTLIYEGHDHPKTTFCPNPKVVDQPQSLPSGRLTQNGKFHEAAQKFKEGKRSPERVRVYEKIRSGIWSYNGVFHLVDAWQEKDEHRTVYKFKLVAVEGDEDFAQPVHVDAERRRLIPTSVKLEVWKRDSGKCRLCEATDELHFDHILPFSKGGTSLTAENIQLLCARHNLQKRDYIQ; encoded by the coding sequence ATGAGCGACAACGTTCTCTCGCACAATGAAATGTGTCGGCGCGAAGGAGCCACTCTCCAGAGAGGGATGAATTTTGGCCTCGGCGGGAATCATTCCGTTATCCTGATGTCCGTGCGCCCGAATGCTCCCTATCGAGATCGTCTCGAGGACGGTGGAACCACACTGATCTATGAGGGGCATGACCACCCCAAAACTACCTTCTGCCCTAACCCAAAGGTCGTTGATCAGCCTCAATCGCTTCCATCAGGCAGACTCACCCAGAACGGCAAGTTCCACGAGGCAGCGCAGAAGTTTAAAGAAGGAAAGCGCTCCCCAGAGCGTGTGCGCGTCTATGAAAAGATTCGGTCAGGGATTTGGTCATATAACGGCGTGTTTCATCTTGTCGACGCGTGGCAAGAAAAAGATGAGCATCGAACTGTCTACAAGTTCAAACTCGTGGCGGTTGAGGGAGACGAAGACTTTGCTCAACCAGTCCATGTGGATGCGGAACGACGACGACTCATCCCCACTTCCGTCAAGCTTGAAGTTTGGAAAAGAGACAGTGGCAAATGTCGGCTCTGTGAAGCAACGGACGAACTCCACTTTGATCACATTCTTCCCTTTTCAAAGGGTGGAACCTCACTCACAGCCGAGAATATTCAACTTCTGTGCGCCAGACATAACCTCCAAAAACGTGACTATATACAATAA
- a CDS encoding DUF1810 domain-containing protein, whose product MTVNYNLHRFLTAQAPTYDTVLAELRAGKKTSHWIWFIFPQIAGLGHSATAQQFAITSLDEAKSFLQHPILGPRLRACTQLVLDVKGRSADEIFPYPDNLKFRSCMTLFTTAATDDGLFKAALDKYFDGQPDPKTLDILAQQSA is encoded by the coding sequence ATGACAGTTAACTACAACCTCCACCGCTTCCTCACCGCCCAAGCGCCCACCTACGACACAGTCCTCGCTGAACTTCGCGCCGGAAAAAAGACCAGCCATTGGATTTGGTTCATCTTTCCGCAGATCGCCGGTCTTGGTCACAGCGCGACGGCACAACAATTCGCCATCACGTCGCTCGATGAGGCAAAGTCGTTTCTGCAACACCCAATCCTAGGCCCACGACTCAGAGCCTGTACTCAGCTTGTTCTCGACGTGAAGGGGCGTAGTGCTGACGAGATCTTCCCCTACCCGGACAATCTGAAATTCCGATCCTGCATGACCTTGTTCACGACCGCCGCCACCGACGACGGCCTCTTCAAAGCCGCCCTGGACAAATACTTCGACGGCCAGCCCGACCCAAAGACCCTCGACATCCTCGCGCAGCAATCGGCCTAG